One Chthoniobacterales bacterium genomic region harbors:
- a CDS encoding YqaE/Pmp3 family membrane protein — MKALRYFFCVVFPPIAVLMTGRILSFILSLLLTLLGWVPGVIHACLVVNDYQAEHRH, encoded by the coding sequence TTGAAAGCACTCCGCTACTTTTTCTGTGTCGTCTTTCCGCCCATCGCGGTCTTGATGACGGGCCGGATTCTGAGCTTCATCCTGAGCCTTCTACTAACCCTGCTCGGCTGGGTTCCCGGCGTCATTCACGCCTGCCTGGTGGTCAACGATTACCAGGCTGAGCATCGGCACTGA